Proteins encoded by one window of Candidatus Nezhaarchaeota archaeon:
- a CDS encoding ABC transporter ATP-binding protein encodes MLTVENLEVWYSKVKALWDVSLEVHKGEIVGLIGPNGAGKTTTLNTIMGLIKPRSGKILLNGERIDGKETHEIIKRGLFIVPEGRRLFPFLTVEENLLLGSIHGVAWEARHESLNFVYTIFPRLKERRKQLAGTLSGGEQQMLTIARALMSRPNLLLIDEPSLGLAPKLVIDIYNVIKSLRDKHNTTILLADQNARRVLEVCDRAYVIENGRIVMEGAPEELKRDKRVKEVYLGL; translated from the coding sequence ATGCTAACAGTTGAGAACCTTGAAGTCTGGTATAGTAAGGTAAAAGCGTTATGGGATGTCTCCTTGGAGGTTCATAAGGGTGAGATTGTAGGTCTCATAGGACCTAATGGAGCTGGCAAGACGACAACACTAAACACGATAATGGGCCTCATAAAGCCAAGGAGCGGTAAAATACTGCTCAATGGTGAGAGAATAGATGGTAAAGAAACTCACGAGATAATCAAGAGAGGGTTATTCATAGTTCCAGAGGGTAGGAGGCTTTTCCCATTCCTAACAGTAGAGGAGAACTTACTACTAGGGTCAATACATGGAGTTGCCTGGGAAGCAAGACATGAATCCCTCAACTTTGTTTACACGATTTTTCCGCGATTGAAGGAGAGGAGGAAGCAGTTGGCTGGAACTTTAAGTGGTGGTGAGCAACAAATGCTTACGATAGCACGTGCCCTCATGTCGAGGCCGAACCTGCTATTAATTGATGAGCCAAGCTTGGGCTTGGCCCCAAAGTTGGTCATAGACATATACAATGTTATAAAATCCTTAAGAGATAAACACAATACTACCATACTGCTTGCAGATCAAAATGCACGTAGAGTCCTAGAAGTTTGTGATAGAGCTTACGTAATTGAGAATGGCAGAATAGTCATGGAGGGCGCCCCCGAGGAGCTTAAGAGAGACAAGAGGGTTAAGGAGGTGTACTTAGGTTTATGA
- a CDS encoding ABC transporter ATP-binding protein, with the protein MLQVSNLSKRFGGITAVDCVSLEVHKGEIVGLIGPNGAGKTTLINLVSGFYKPDDGRIFFEKIDITKKRMDERVKLGIARTFQIPRVISNMTVLQNVVYAVIGSNRFKEKKMTLSEAAAESLYYLDIVGLLRKRDVLCKDLPIYELRLLELARALALNPKFVMVDEAMAGLNPAEADNVAKLVHRLREEFDLTIIWVEHVLRIIMKSVERVVVMNEGKVIADGKPHEVARDVNVIKAYMGEEVAVA; encoded by the coding sequence ATGCTCCAAGTTAGTAATTTAAGCAAGAGGTTCGGAGGTATCACTGCCGTAGACTGTGTCTCCTTGGAGGTTCATAAGGGTGAGATTGTAGGTCTCATTGGGCCTAATGGAGCTGGCAAGACGACTCTAATAAACCTAGTATCAGGATTCTATAAGCCCGATGATGGAAGGATATTTTTTGAGAAAATAGACATAACTAAGAAGAGAATGGATGAAAGGGTGAAGCTAGGTATAGCGCGTACATTTCAGATCCCTAGAGTAATAAGCAACATGACAGTATTACAGAATGTGGTGTACGCTGTTATTGGGAGTAATAGGTTTAAAGAGAAGAAGATGACTTTAAGTGAAGCTGCTGCAGAGTCTCTTTACTATCTGGACATAGTCGGCTTGTTGAGGAAGAGAGATGTATTATGTAAGGACCTACCAATATACGAGCTACGATTACTAGAGCTTGCTAGAGCACTTGCACTAAATCCAAAGTTCGTTATGGTTGACGAGGCTATGGCTGGTCTTAATCCAGCGGAAGCAGATAATGTCGCCAAGTTAGTACATAGGTTAAGAGAAGAATTTGATCTAACGATAATATGGGTTGAGCACGTTTTGAGGATCATTATGAAGTCTGTCGAGCGGGTTGTAGTAATGAATGAGGGTAAGGTTATCGCTGATGGTAAACCTCATGAGGTGGCAAGGGATGTTAATGTCATCAAGGCTTACATGGGTGAGGAGGTGGCGGTAGCTTAA
- a CDS encoding branched-chain amino acid ABC transporter permease, with product MSLSDLILTLIYTFIFGSMFLGIALGFSIITGVLRIFNLAYPILFLIPAYGTWMFWKDLGLPFIPSIVLSLVLAVISTFLVYRFVVCRFMEAEDYLLAALILVFLIVEEVIKLVYPEAAGVYLPTIVLPGTVKIGPATVAWQFIITAIVSIVMTVLYIVFFIKTKRGLIMRAVSQDYFTSRIMGINFNAMFALAMIIGSIPPGIIMFLITPVWALNPYVGWVLFTYGIMVAVLGGLGNLKGTIIAAYVIGFISSFTGFLINPRLMSLSCLIVVIIILALKPRGLARAETIW from the coding sequence ATGAGCCTAAGTGATCTAATACTTACCCTAATCTACACTTTTATTTTTGGATCCATGTTCTTGGGCATAGCACTTGGATTCTCAATAATAACGGGTGTTTTAAGGATATTTAACTTGGCTTACCCGATACTATTTTTAATTCCAGCTTACGGTACTTGGATGTTTTGGAAGGATTTGGGGTTACCGTTTATACCGTCAATAGTATTGTCACTTGTCTTAGCCGTCATCTCAACATTCCTTGTTTACAGGTTTGTGGTTTGTAGATTTATGGAGGCTGAGGACTACCTGCTAGCAGCATTGATACTCGTCTTCTTAATAGTTGAGGAGGTAATTAAGCTCGTATATCCTGAAGCTGCAGGAGTATATTTACCAACTATTGTGCTACCAGGTACAGTTAAAATAGGGCCCGCTACTGTTGCATGGCAGTTTATAATCACTGCTATAGTATCCATTGTCATGACGGTCCTGTACATAGTCTTCTTTATTAAGACGAAGAGGGGCCTCATAATGAGGGCTGTGAGTCAAGACTACTTCACGTCAAGAATAATGGGCATCAACTTTAATGCCATGTTCGCGTTGGCCATGATTATTGGATCCATTCCTCCAGGCATAATAATGTTCCTCATCACACCAGTATGGGCTTTAAACCCATATGTAGGGTGGGTTCTATTTACTTATGGAATAATGGTTGCTGTTCTTGGTGGTTTGGGGAACTTAAAGGGGACGATAATAGCTGCATACGTAATAGGTTTCATTAGCTCCTTCACTGGCTTCCTCATAAACCCTCGTCTAATGAGCCTATCGTGCTTAATAGTCGTTATTATAATCTTAGCTCTTAAACCTAGAGGTTTAGCGAGGGCCGAGACTATATGGTAA
- the pgsA gene encoding archaetidylinositol phosphate synthase, with amino-acid sequence MLTKLKNIFQELIAREAKIIRKIGLKANVISLLGLILGILSGLLYWAAGTLHANLDAYRAYLILAFLLLLFSGMCDALDGALARIYGEVTTFGSFLDSIADRYVDSIIILGLIMGGLCEPVWGVLALIGSLLTSYTRARAEAIGVAMESIGLVERAERIIIILISSIIEILWPFSSALHIGIIILAITSNFTVFQRILHFYKEASRVSK; translated from the coding sequence ATGCTAACTAAGCTGAAGAATATATTTCAGGAGTTGATAGCTAGAGAGGCTAAAATAATTCGTAAAATTGGTCTTAAAGCGAATGTCATAAGCTTGCTAGGTCTCATTTTAGGTATTCTCTCTGGACTACTCTACTGGGCAGCTGGTACTCTTCATGCCAACTTAGATGCGTATAGAGCTTACTTAATCTTAGCCTTCCTCCTGCTACTCTTCTCTGGCATGTGTGATGCATTGGATGGTGCTCTAGCTAGAATCTATGGTGAGGTGACCACCTTTGGAAGCTTCCTCGACTCCATAGCTGATAGGTACGTGGACTCAATCATCATACTCGGCTTAATAATGGGTGGATTATGTGAACCAGTATGGGGGGTCTTAGCGTTAATAGGCTCATTATTAACTAGCTACACTAGAGCTAGAGCTGAAGCCATTGGAGTAGCGATGGAGTCTATTGGCTTGGTTGAAAGAGCTGAGAGAATCATAATTATACTGATCTCATCTATAATAGAGATCCTATGGCCATTCTCATCCGCATTACATATTGGCATCATAATCCTAGCGATAACATCAAACTTCACAGTCTTTCAGAGAATACTTCACTTCTACAAGGAGGCTTCTAGAGTAAGCAAATAG
- a CDS encoding branched-chain amino acid ABC transporter permease, producing the protein MVIRFEERRGRIILHFLNKWRLEWTVEPRYWRNPLIATVLWICIPPLIIFIPREIVGIGPMTLLSSFIMANIIAISAIAHAFQTIGTGRVSFGPHFFVVVGGYVAALLNRNYGVDPAITLLASFAIAALVGLGLSPLTIISRGIYFTLITLILPLILYEFTYWRSDIFGAETGIPGVTRLVATGNAIVDLYIVFYISLAIVIILLLIIDKILRSRWGLVLGVINEDEDVAASFGIDTRKIKVIVFSITCGIMGISGWLIAHYYGSFAGTMWLEPWMLIFILLSSTLGGKGAIYGTVIGAYFIILLRDLWRVYLSGFHLGEYALLALYTAMLASLYLMPEGLWGVYRKRRYREYVPSIRIRRKL; encoded by the coding sequence ATGGTAATAAGGTTTGAAGAGAGGAGAGGGAGGATCATACTTCATTTTTTAAACAAGTGGAGGCTTGAATGGACTGTTGAGCCTAGATACTGGAGGAACCCATTAATAGCCACTGTTCTATGGATTTGTATCCCACCCTTAATAATATTCATACCGCGTGAAATTGTGGGCATTGGACCTATGACCTTATTGTCATCGTTTATCATGGCCAACATAATAGCTATTAGCGCTATTGCTCACGCCTTTCAAACAATAGGGACTGGCAGAGTTAGTTTTGGACCCCACTTCTTTGTTGTTGTTGGTGGCTATGTAGCTGCACTTCTCAATAGAAATTATGGTGTGGACCCAGCTATAACTCTCTTAGCCTCCTTCGCTATTGCTGCCTTAGTAGGGCTAGGACTAAGCCCACTAACGATAATATCTAGGGGCATATACTTCACATTAATCACATTAATACTACCATTAATACTGTATGAGTTCACTTATTGGCGTAGCGACATTTTTGGTGCAGAGACAGGTATACCTGGAGTTACGAGGTTAGTAGCTACGGGCAATGCAATTGTTGATCTCTACATAGTCTTTTACATATCGCTTGCAATAGTAATTATACTCCTCCTAATTATTGACAAGATTCTTAGGTCGAGATGGGGTTTGGTGCTAGGTGTTATTAATGAGGATGAGGATGTAGCTGCATCATTTGGAATAGATACAAGAAAGATTAAAGTGATAGTGTTTAGCATTACGTGCGGCATTATGGGCATCTCTGGATGGCTTATAGCTCACTATTACGGCTCATTTGCGGGGACGATGTGGCTTGAGCCTTGGATGTTAATATTCATACTTCTAAGTAGTACTCTTGGAGGTAAGGGGGCAATATATGGCACAGTTATAGGAGCATACTTCATAATATTGCTTAGAGATCTCTGGAGAGTCTATCTCTCAGGATTTCACTTAGGTGAGTACGCATTACTAGCGCTGTACACTGCCATGCTTGCATCACTCTACCTAATGCCTGAGGGGTTATGGGGAGTATATAGGAAGAGGAGGTATAGAGAGTACGTTCCTAGCATTCGAATAAGAAGAAAGTTATAG
- a CDS encoding ABC transporter substrate-binding protein, which yields MSKKMLALIVVIIVVAAAAGYVGYSALTAPTAPPTPAPAPPGPPPGPIKIAILYDPTIAVLKYQGEAVKVAIEEINKAGGILGRRIEYKEYNTMRRVDVAVAVYREALIEFGAKYIILEGVSEEMLALMEEGAKLYRQYPHVLMYCGMAGEVTIKVINEYEKYKFAFRIFDTDYEANVIRPAAILWDARFTMGTKKVALLIEDAAWTLGARVGLRAVTKFGTIDQKPLREIAKDLGLEVVYEATFPVGCKDFLPYLEAAAARGAGFIFAMTSWYTDCVTLVKQWSVSAARDIYLGLYGGPNHWSRIFWNLTGGAALGVLSGVFDVLDYPPVSPYTRSFIAKMLEKRFPVDMSAHYYYSAVYHIKAAIEEAGDPDNIDAVIKALETVPCKEHTLIPAGRAFLGDISITFHSYPALNAFYFQFQEGGKVVCVSNPDNPYLLVHYSKEFLKEYGKPGLLKPPAELRKRVGG from the coding sequence ATGTCTAAGAAGATGTTAGCATTAATTGTCGTTATCATAGTGGTTGCTGCTGCAGCTGGTTACGTAGGCTATAGCGCTCTCACAGCTCCAACAGCCCCTCCAACTCCAGCTCCAGCTCCACCAGGACCTCCACCTGGACCAATAAAGATAGCCATACTGTACGATCCGACGATCGCCGTTCTTAAATATCAAGGAGAAGCTGTGAAGGTTGCAATTGAAGAGATTAATAAAGCTGGTGGAATACTTGGTAGGAGGATTGAGTACAAGGAGTACAACACTATGAGGAGGGTCGATGTAGCTGTAGCAGTATATAGGGAGGCGCTAATCGAGTTTGGAGCAAAATACATAATTCTTGAGGGCGTAAGTGAAGAGATGTTGGCATTAATGGAGGAAGGTGCAAAGCTCTATCGCCAGTACCCACATGTCTTGATGTATTGCGGCATGGCTGGTGAAGTTACCATTAAGGTTATCAATGAATACGAGAAGTATAAGTTTGCGTTCAGAATCTTCGACACGGATTATGAAGCTAACGTAATTCGACCAGCTGCTATACTCTGGGATGCTAGATTCACCATGGGTACAAAGAAGGTTGCGCTCCTAATCGAGGACGCTGCATGGACGCTGGGTGCAAGAGTGGGGTTAAGGGCAGTGACAAAATTTGGTACAATTGATCAGAAACCATTGAGAGAAATAGCTAAAGATCTTGGTTTAGAAGTAGTATATGAGGCGACCTTCCCTGTTGGTTGTAAGGACTTCTTACCATACTTAGAAGCAGCTGCTGCTAGAGGCGCTGGATTCATCTTCGCAATGACAAGCTGGTACACTGACTGCGTAACGCTAGTTAAGCAGTGGTCTGTATCTGCTGCGAGAGACATATACCTAGGGCTTTATGGTGGTCCAAATCACTGGTCTAGAATATTCTGGAACTTAACTGGTGGTGCTGCACTTGGAGTATTAAGTGGTGTATTCGACGTTTTAGATTACCCACCAGTCTCACCATACACACGATCATTCATAGCTAAGATGCTTGAAAAACGCTTCCCCGTTGATATGAGTGCACACTACTACTACTCTGCAGTCTATCACATCAAGGCGGCAATCGAAGAGGCTGGCGATCCTGACAATATAGATGCCGTCATTAAGGCGCTTGAGACTGTACCATGTAAGGAGCACACGTTAATTCCAGCTGGAAGAGCGTTCCTTGGTGATATAAGCATAACGTTCCACTCGTATCCTGCTCTCAATGCGTTCTACTTCCAGTTCCAAGAAGGTGGTAAAGTAGTCTGCGTCTCAAATCCAGATAATCCATACCTACTCGTACACTATAGTAAAGAGTTCCTCAAAGAATACGGTAAGCCAGGGCTTCTAAAGCCACCTGCAGAGCTAAGAAAGCGTGTAGGCGGTTAG
- a CDS encoding SufD family Fe-S cluster assembly protein, translated as MPSRAEYLDEIKRKAKEALTKPPKFGPDLDLLKFKFEAEKPRDWLTDDLMERAKTVGIDFSEKERAGTYFQIDHFAILEKAAASGLEVMSTSSALEKYDWLLDYYWRALKVDTDKFTALAEVKGVGGYFMRAKAGAKISFPVQACLYLRTPKVAQGVHNIIIVEEGAELHVITGCTAPKITEGLHVGISEFYVKRGGKLTFTMIHGWTENVDVRPRTAVIVEEDATFTNIYVNLNPVRTFQAMPTVYLNGKNAKTNLTSIIAATGNSHFDVGGAVYLRSEGAKAEVISKTVAKDRAFVIARGIIVSEMNGVKGHLECKGIMLSPTSTILAIPELEARAKDVELSHEAAIGKIAEEEVYYLMTRGFSEEEATSIIIRGFMDVDVKGLPPLLGAQIKKAIDIAAKGL; from the coding sequence GTGCCTTCAAGGGCTGAGTACCTAGATGAGATTAAGAGGAAGGCTAAGGAGGCACTAACTAAACCTCCAAAGTTTGGTCCAGACTTAGACCTCCTTAAGTTTAAGTTTGAAGCTGAGAAGCCAAGAGACTGGCTCACTGATGACTTGATGGAGAGAGCAAAGACTGTGGGCATCGATTTTAGCGAGAAGGAGAGGGCTGGAACCTACTTTCAGATAGACCACTTTGCGATTTTAGAGAAGGCGGCAGCTAGTGGATTAGAGGTGATGAGCACAAGCAGCGCACTAGAGAAGTATGATTGGCTACTAGACTACTACTGGAGGGCCCTCAAGGTCGACACGGATAAGTTTACTGCCCTAGCCGAGGTCAAGGGGGTTGGAGGCTACTTCATGAGGGCTAAAGCTGGGGCTAAGATAAGCTTCCCAGTTCAGGCATGCCTGTACTTGAGGACCCCTAAGGTAGCTCAGGGCGTCCACAACATAATAATAGTTGAGGAGGGGGCGGAGCTTCACGTCATAACCGGCTGTACAGCACCTAAGATTACTGAGGGCCTTCACGTGGGCATTTCTGAGTTCTACGTTAAGAGGGGAGGGAAGCTCACCTTCACGATGATCCATGGATGGACCGAGAACGTTGATGTTAGGCCGAGGACTGCAGTCATAGTTGAGGAGGATGCTACATTTACGAACATATATGTCAACTTGAATCCTGTCAGAACTTTTCAGGCAATGCCAACAGTCTACTTGAACGGTAAAAATGCTAAGACAAACTTAACGTCAATAATAGCTGCTACAGGCAACTCGCACTTTGATGTTGGTGGGGCCGTGTACCTAAGATCTGAAGGTGCTAAAGCTGAGGTGATATCGAAGACTGTTGCTAAGGATAGAGCCTTCGTGATTGCGAGGGGCATCATAGTCAGTGAAATGAATGGTGTCAAGGGGCACTTGGAGTGTAAGGGGATAATGCTCTCACCCACATCAACCATACTAGCAATTCCAGAGCTTGAAGCGAGAGCTAAAGATGTGGAGTTATCCCATGAAGCCGCCATTGGAAAGATAGCTGAAGAAGAGGTTTACTACCTAATGACTAGAGGCTTTAGTGAGGAGGAGGCCACATCAATAATAATAAGGGGGTTCATGGACGTAGACGTCAAGGGCTTACCTCCACTACTAGGAGCTCAGATAAAGAAGGCCATAGACATAGCAGCTAAAGGCCTCTAA